GCGATGATGGTACTGAAACAGACAACAGCACTGGTATGTTTACTGTTGGTGAGGAGGGTCAGATGAAGTTTAGCATGCCCATGAGTAATGGTGACAGATATCACGGTACGAAGAAGAAGTCCAAAAAGAGGACGCCAGGTGCGAAAGGTGAAGTTTGTGCCCCCAAAACTTCCTCCAAACGCTCCAGTACTGAAGCCGCAGAGGAAGAAcggcgaaaaagaaagaaaaaaaagaacaagaagaaaggagcaggaggagggaaacacaGCACTGCTGGCGAAGAGGATAAGTAAGCGCGGGTGCATCTCACGAGTGAAGGAAGTGTCTTGTGCCGCGAACTCAaattcccttcttcttcttccgctCCTCCTCTTGGAGATCACTTGTTCCCTTGTCTGCCGTACGGAGCCTAGTTCCCCGccgttttaattttttaatatttgaTTCTGTTCTCCAAATATCAGCGAGGATGGACGGGAAAGAGCGGTGTTTTTTGAGATCAAGTGGTATTTGCATGAACGAGCAAGCGAACGAAATCGCGCAAGCACACAACCCGTGTACACGTGGGCGTGTTCAGTCTTCGGGTACGTTTTTGTGCAACGGGGAAGAGACGACAGTATTAACAGAGGGAGGGCGGGGTAGGGTAGTTGAagcaaaacaataacaataatagtaaccACGATTTTTATTCGCGCTTAATGTGGTGCACGCACATGATGAGTATTTGGTCGATGTAGACAACGTGTGCAACCGATGTTTGAGGTGGGGAAAGAAACTTTGATGTTAGGGTGTGTTTCTGCGTTCACACATGCCTGCGCTGACTGAATTTGTCCTCGGGTCACTAACTCTCTCACGGTACCTCACTCTCAGCTATGGGTTGCTGCCGCTTCGGTTCGACACTTATCAACGGTGTGTTGGCATCTCTCTAACTTTTTTTCCAGTCCTACTCTCCACGCTCCCTGGCCCTATTTCTCTACCTTCCGTCTACTGGGTTTCTCCAGTGCATTTTCttgacttcttttttttttgccacttATCCTGTCTATGATGACGATTTAACgttctgctttttctttttcttttctctttttcgttttcctcATTATACACTTCCACATGATACTTCCATTGAAGCACACTTCCCGCGTTCCGTTTTTGTGGTGCCGGAGGGTCTCATCTTACTTACATGAGTTGCGCTGGATCCACAAATGGTGCGGACGCTTGCTCTGCGGTTGCCTCTAACTATTCCGCTTGTGACGTTCGATCAAGCAAGCGACCGAAACGAAAGGTGGCGATTATATTCGGCTACATTGGCGAGCGGTACTGTGGACTGCAATGGAACCACCTACCGAATTACCCAACAGTTGAGGAGGAATTACTGCGTGCTCTGCGCCGTGCTGACATGATATCTGAGGAGAACTACGCGCAACAAAAAGTTCAGCAGAAACTTAACTGGGAGCGTGCCAGTCGCACCGACAAGGGTGTTCACGCCCTGCGCAATGTGTTCTCGCTTAACGTGATGCTACCGTATGCAAAGGACTCAACGAGCGAGTTTGATGTGGGCGAAGCGAGGCGGTTACTGACGGAGGCGCTTCCGAGTGATATCGTCGTGTATGAAATTATTCCAGTAACGAGGAGCTTCAATGCGTACATGATGTGTGGGTCCCGCAAATATGAGTACTACCTTCCAACATTTGCATTTATGAATAGCGAGGAGTACTCCAACATATACTTCCCACCATCTCTCGCGCCCTCAAGACCCACGCTGGAAGAGGTAGGTTTTTTGGGCACTAAAACAGCAGGGGGTGCAGCAACAAATGCCAACGGTAACGGTAACGATGCCACGGCGGGAAGTAAAAGACAGCGGCTTTgcgaaaaagaaggtggaagCAGCAATGGTGAGGTGACTGCATGTTGCACTGAACAAAATAATCTGGAAGGAAATACCTCTCAAACATGTCAGCGGTCAGACACCATTGACGATACGGGCGGTGGTAACAACAACGGTGGTGATAGCCCGCAAAAGTTTCACGACGGACTGTTTGAGAAGATGTTAGTGTTTCACACAATTCCCGAGAGCGCGATGCAGGTAGTGGCTCGTTACCGCGTGACACCACAGCGCTTGGAACACGCGCGAAATATCTTCAAACTTTTTGAAGGTACCCACTCGTACCACAACTTCACACCGGGAGGAAAGGCGAGTGATCCCTCATCTGCGCGTTACATCACCAGCGTCACAGTTAGTGAGCCGTTTGTTGTGGACCCTTCTGATGACGCCATGTTATCAGCACTTCAGTTGTGGGCTCCTTCGCGCTACTATTCTCCTGATGATGAAAGGTTAGTTTCAGGGGAAGTGAAAGATGACGATGAAGTCGAACAAGAAAGAGAACGTATGCGTGAACGTATGATTCGCATTTACGGCACCCCTGCCGCTGAGGGAACGGGTGATATTAACAGGAACATGGGAGACAGAAATCGTGTTGGTCTCGAGGTTGTGCGCATTGAATTGAGCGGCCAGAGCTTTTTATTTAATCAAATACGCAAAATGATCGGCACTGTTGCTTCTATGTGCGCTGCTGGCTTACCACCGGATTACCTGCGTGATCATTTCTTGAACAAGGCAGTTCGATGCGGCACACCAATGGTGCCTGCGAATGGTCTTTTTCTGACGTATTTGGACTTTCAGAGGTACAACTATCGGTTGGATCGAATTCAACTcgagggggaaaatggaaaagggaagggtggTATTTATGTGGACCGTGTGGACGAGCAGGCGGTAGAAACTTTTCGACGGAAAATTGTAGCTGTTGTGCTGCGTAACGAAATGGCCACCGACGCCATAGGGCGGTGGATGCGGTCGTTGCGCCACGTGATGAGATTAGCGTGTAACATTGAGTTGCCGTAACAGAGAGGGTGTTATGGTGTCTTTCGTTCTCACCATTTCACCGCGTTGTCCAAATAAAGGGAGGGCATATTACTTGACTCCCTCCGCGTCGTCTTCTCTgttatctctcttttttaaaaaaaaaataacttcaCACATCTGAacgtatttttgcttttcgtctTTTCGTGtgctgtgtgtgtgtgggggggggggacccCTGTCAATCTTTGATTGACcccctgttttgttttgtctgttgccatttgtttcctttcccaaCCAATCAAAGAGGTAAAGTTGAAGAGCAAGTAGGGAAGCGAAGTGACACCCTTTGTGGCGGCAGCAAAAACTAGACCGTTAAACGAAAACATATACGCGCGTTCAGTTGCTGATATTCCCATTGcggttgtgagtgtgtgaaCACGGTAAAATAATACGCACCGTGAAGGTTTTATTTACCTGCGACTCGTCGCTTCCTGATAGGATGTGGGACGTCGTAAGCCGCGTTGGAAAAGCGGCTTACCGCACCGCTGCGTTGACTGGTCTAGCTGCTGGTACGGAGCAACCGCCATATCCCTGTGCGCTTCCGTTAAAAACTGTGAGCAGCGATAGTGACGTTGATTCCATGAGAGAAGTGCTTAACAGCGCCTTTGATGCTTCAAAAGACATGTTGGAAAACAATGGGGAGCACCAGTGGCAACTTGTGGATTATGTGGACCCTGAGGAAGGAGGCGACTTGCATTTGTTTACTCGTCCACGAGTTGGACCTTTTAACTTCGTCAAAGCCACCCTGTCCTTCATGGGTGTTTCACCACAGAATGTGCTGGACACGATGCACAGCGACAACGCCGATGACCGCAAACGATACTCCGCAAATCTCTCCCACTTTGAAGTGTTGGCCAAACCCATGGCTGGGTGCGCCATAGAGTTACACAAGTATTGGGCACCACCGCCCGTGGCTGGCCGCGAGTTTGTCTTCGCTGCAGAGAAGAAATATGTTGAGAGTGAGAATGTGTACTATGTGCATGGCTGTAGCATCGACTACACCCCACAGATGGAAACCTCAAAAGGCTTTGTCCGTGCAGCTTGCTTGTGGGCATGGAAACTGATGCCTGTGGGTGACAACACCTTGGCAACTTATGTGAGTTGTATGAACCCCCGCGGGTGGACGCCACCGTTTATTTTCGGTTGGCTGAAGTCGGAGATTGGAAAAGAACTTGTTGCTTGCCGCCGTGTGTTGTATGGTGAAACCGTCAAAGTTGAACGAACCACGCTTCAAGGCATGGGCCTATCAGACGAGGTGAACAATTTGACAGACGAGGAGCGAAAAAGGATGTCAGAGGGGGAACCCCAACCCGAGACCTCTTAATTGTCCGCGTGCCCATCGTCTCCGCAGCGGCTGGataaagggagggaagagagTGGGTATAATGAAGTAAGAAAGAgatatcattttttttttttaataaggGGACGGTGAGAAACAGGAATAATCGAAAAggatgaaaggggaaaatgaggaggcCAATGGGGAACGAAAAGGCGGACAACATGAACATGGAGGGAAACAGAGGGATGGACTACACGGACATTACCGACGGAAGGAAGGAGGTAGTAAAGGTGTTTTGGAGAATTAGGAGGGACTGGAGGGAGTGGGAAACTGACAAATCGAGGAGTGGTGAAGAATTTGAGGTACGTACTCAAGTGCCCAGCGGACGGACATTTGAAGGTctcatgtttttctttcgatGGGCTCGGAGCGCACTTTCTTGCTCTTTTCCGGTAAGGAGCGTTTTAAAGCGGTGGCGCTTGTGGTACGTCATTGACAAGCTCGAGCGGTGGGagaacaaataataatggaaggTGGAACGTCGATTGCAACTTATTTCTAGTGCCGGCAGTATCGCAAAATAGAGATGCACAtgccttctttttgtgtttcccgCTTCCCTTCTCCTACCACCAGGtgtcctttccttttcactccGGATCGCCGTGCTGGGTCCCTTTGTACCCTCTTGGAGGCAGaagtttcttcactttctttctcttttcaattcattgcttcctgtctgtttgctttccttaGAGAATGGCGCGAAGGGGTTACACCTGCATTCCTCCCCACTCGACCGTGTCTcggttcttttgtttgttaagaTATTCATCATCAGATTCTCAAAGGCCTGGGCAACCAAAGGGCCAACAGAGTGATGTGTTGTATACTTTTCAGTACTCAGATGGGATACATAATGTATGTGCCAATGTATCCAGGAATGCGGAATACACTCGTGCTTGTGACagcgtatatatttatatatacgtatctatttacttattttcatTTATATACCAACCTGACGTCGCTATGGTGATGGCTCTGAAGCTACgagtggaagaagaggagaatgGGGAGAAAGGTTGGCAATTTCACTTTTCGCACCCtttaaaagggaaaggagagaaaaataaatagatgAATCAATAAAGGCAAAACAGTAGGTGGTATGTGTGTGCTGAATTTTCAGGAAAAGGGAGCGACCAGTGTGAAAAGCAGAAgtttgttcgtttcttttcattttttccccctcttttgcccacgtttttactcttttttctcccccttttttgaaCGAACATCCTTATTCTGCCTAATCGACAGTGCGACCGGACCATGTAAACGACGGAGATTATATACGTGAATATATACGCATGTAtgttcacacacacacatatatatatatatatatatatcacggTAATAACAAGGGAAGGCTCTACTCACTGAATATTCTCCACACACGTTATCCTGTTTCCcgtttctctctccttttcttttccgcttTTTCTCGCTTTCTGGTTTCTCTAGTTCATAAACAggaacaaaaggaacaaaaaaaatcgatATGCACCTGTGAGTCGGTCTTCGGCAAACCATAATGTTTTTGAGGTGTACTGCCACCGTTGTAACGGTTCtacgcaacaacaaaagaaaggggatgGACCACATCATTTTGCCTGTTCCATTGCCTATTTTTGCAGGTGTTGAAGTGTCCGAGTGGGTGTGTTAGCTACCTACAGATCGTTTTTattatctgttttttttctttttcttttttggcgGTGATATCGCATAAATCCTCATTTATTGAGTTCTTTTTTCGtatcttttctccctttataattttttccccctcaaaGCACTAccgtttcttcccttctggGTCTTGCAACAGCTCGTGCTATGAGGAAGTGCGTGTTTCGTCTTCACATCACTTCGTTATTGGGCTTCTTTTCACCAACAACCAACACCACAAATCGTCACACCTCGTCACACCGTCGCCGTTCttgtaaatttttttcttctgtctAAGCCACTCAGGTTGGAGTTGTCGATTTTATCGCCAGGGAAAGCAGGATAAGTGGTAAGGGGATAAAACTAAAAAGCCTCTTATTTGCAACTCCAGACCGCGTGTGAAGTGCAGAATAAGGATGGCTGAGTTGGCCAAGAGTGCGGTATTAGTGTCATCGTGTACTGATGACCTGTTGGGTGACGCAAAACAAGTTGTTGTGGGGCCAAATCAAGAGGATCTGCACTCAGCAGAAGCCGTTCTTAATCGCTATTCAACCGTGGGGTTTCAGGCCTCAAATTTAGCCCGTGCTTTTTCTATATGTGAAATGATGCTGACACCCCAATCTCCATCCCCATCGTTGATGCCCACTGAAGGGGACCAAACATCTGAGTCACCAGTGATGGTCCAGCCGACATTATTTGTTGGGGTCACTGCCAACCTCTTCGGGACTGGTTGCCGTGAGGCAATTCGATTTCTATGCACGGAGTGCGTTCCATTACCGAATGGAGTAGAACCCGCAACACCACTGGACGACATGGCTGGAATATCATGCGATGGGACGGGTGCACTGAAACCCTCGCCATGCGACTCGAGGGCGCTCATTCACGTTCTTGTGGTGAGCGGCGGTGCGATGGAACATGACATACGCCGTGCGTGTGAGTCGTACAAATTATCACGAGAGGGGGCagaggaagaaggggagCAATTCCACCATCCGGTGGAACGTGACCGCTCCCGCGGCAAGGGGACTGACTGTCATTTTGGAAATGTTCGTTACAACAGCAGTGGGGTGGCGTCACGCAACCTTTTTTCATGCGTTATGCGCTGTCTTGTGAAGCGACTTGCGGAAGCgcaacgaaaggaaaaggcaaaCCGCGAAGCTGCTCCAATTCCCGAAGCCTATTACGATGTATGCTCGTGGGCCATAACCCCAAGCACACTTTGGTACATGGCTGGTCTGTGGATGGCTGATATATTTACAGAGGCCCTGCAGGAAACTGGCGAGGTTACTGACGAGAAGGTGGCCAGCGAAGAGGGACTGAAACGTGCGAAGAGTACCGTCCTCTACTGGGCTGCACGGAATGGTGTTCCAATTTTCTCACCCTCTCTTACCGACGGTGACATTATGGAGTTCATTCTCACCGCAGGGGACACTGGTGTGCCTTTACTGCAATTAGACTTGGTTGCAGATATTCACCGTCTTAACAGGCTTGCGATGCGAAGTCGACGCACGGGAATGATGATATTAGGCGGTGGCGTTGTGAAGCACCACGTCTGCAACGCAAATCTGATGCGCAACGGGGCTGATTATGCAGTGTTTTTGAATAATGCGCAAGAGTTTGACGGCAGCGACGCCGGGGCTCGCCCTGGTGAAGCAGTTTCTTGGGGCAAGTTAAGGTTGGACTCCACCGCAGTGAAAGTGTACTCGGAGGTGACAATTGTGTTTCCGTTGATTGTTGTTCATGTATTTGTGGCGTGGGTCCGAATGATGCGGAGTAAAGGCAAGGAGAATATCCGCTCGTGATTTGTTACAACACCTGCATGAGCATGCCTATTGCCATTTGTTTGATTTGGTGTATGCTTTGTACAGTTGCTTCAACAGGAATGAGCAGGGGTGGTGAGTCCGGTTCGAGGGCATACGAATCCATTGCCTCGTGAGTTAGTGGGTTTGTTTGcatgtgtacgtgtgtgtgaggGACCAAACAACTTTTCCCTGATGGTCGGTCGCTCGTTCGAGGGGGGAGGGATATTTTCCGTTCCTTAATAGTTCTAAATGGGGTAGTGTGCGTTTGGCTGCAACAGGTGCTTTCATGCCTTTGGAATATTTGTCCTTAGAAgctgttttctgttttctctaCTTTTCAGAGTTAAGCAAAATGGTGTGTAAGAATTTAACACCGATATAacgattaaaaaaaaatggtagaAGTCTACCCGCTCTCACCTTTCCTCTTGCGTgtacaatatatatatatatatatatatactccaCATTATCTCTCTTTagcactttctttctttctttttttttttgctctatATACCTCTTGTAACACTAATGATGAATAccgaaaataaagaagggagTTGGCGCTGTTGATGGAAGGGCGCCACGGCTTCAACTTTCACTCCCTGGGTGGTGCGGTCGATTTGCACAACATTTTCTCCGCTTTATCCGGAAGAGATGACGGCAACGTTGATTCAAATGGAGCTGCCATGTGGGATATTGCAACGAATTTGGTACTGACTCTTCTATTAACCGCTCTCTCCAAATACGTACGTCGTTTCCTCATGCAAACGTGGCCCGCCTGGGTCTCGAAACAGTTTAAACGACTTTTGGGTACGCGTGAAGAGGGCGTTGTTGCGGCTGCAGATGTTTTCCGTAGTCAGCCAGAGGAGTTTGCCTTTGACAATGAAATATTGGTGGTCGCAATGGAGAGGTACATTTCCTGGGTGCTTTTTTCGAAGGGAAAGCCAAAACTAAATAAAGGTAGTGCAACTGGTGCCAACATCCCAGCCGAAGGCGTATCGGAGCAGTCGATTCCTCTGCTTCGGCATGCACAGTACCTGTACACATCACTTAATTTGTCACCGTATAGGGGCAGGAAGGATATGTTTAACGTGCTGCGCCGGTATTATCGTGTTTTACTTGTTCCCGGTGATGGTGACGTTTTGGAGGTGGAACCTGGGCTTACCATTTGCTTTCATCAACAGTTCGTCTCTACCTCGTCGCTGAAGTCTGGCAAGCCCGTGTCACTGCGTGGTAATGCGGAAGTTTTGAGGGAGTATCCTCCTGTAAATTTTGATGCGACCCCCTTGGACCCTGGCGCTAAAAATGAGGATGTTAGCCAAAGTGGTAGTGATGATAGTCAGTTACATGACGATGGAAAAACCACACGGCAATCAGGGAATGAGCGCGATGCGTACTTGCGTACGAGGAAGGTTATTGTCCGCCGAGCCCTATTACGTTGCACGGATGCGGACAAGGGGCGTGAGCGCATCTTAAACTTTGCTCGCCGCGCATATGAGTGGTACATTTCCACTGTTGGTGACGTTGTCGAACGATATTATTTCCACCCGAGCCGCTCAGAATTGCAGTGTGCGATAACTTCAAAGTGGTTGGACGAATCTGTGATGCCCCTCCGGTTTCCCATGCGTCGCTACATGATACCGACCGGGAGGTGCGGTTTtgaatctcttttttttcgtcagaAAAGTGACCTGATTACATGTCTCACCGAGTTCAAAGAGAAGCGGGGTAGGTTTGGGGTTCCAGGGGTCGCGCAGCAGTTGCTAATTCTTCTACACGGTCCGCCTGGCACGGGGAAAACTAGTGTTATACGTGCAATTGCGGGCTACCTCAATCGTAGCATTGTTGCTGTCCCTATCGAATACTTTCAAACAAATAGCAAACTACAGGAGATTCTATCTGGCGGCACAGTGAAGCTAGAAGGGTATAGTGCACCTGTTGCAGGGAATGAATGCGATCTTGAGGTCAGGAAAACAGTGTATGTCTTTGAGGATTTTGACGTGGTCACACAGTTAATTCCTTTCAGAATGTCGCTCACCCATCAGCGTTGCCCGCCTTCGAGTGTCTCCTCGCCCACATCATTTGATGGTGTTGAGGTGGGTTGTGGAACCCCGACTTCCGCCTTTGAAGCGAGTAACGATGACCTTTCTACCGAAATTCCTCAAACCCTGCATGAAGACACACTCTTACCTGATGAGGGACCTAACAGTCCTCCAAATGTAGATGCAGACGCTTCCGTAAAAGGACGTACAAGTGAGGCTGAGAGCAAAAGAGAGAGCATCAATGATAACTTGCTTGAGGGCGCATGTGATGAGAGCGACGCAATTTCTGAAGTATCAGTCAGTGAGATGCGTCGTTTCCAACGGAGACTTGCTCGCGACTTTCTTTCTCCAGAAGGGCTCCTGCGCACGCTTAACCCATGTTTCGCACAGCCTGGCCGCGTGATTGTGTTCACAACAAACCATGTGGAGTTACTACCGGCGGAGCTGTTCAGGCCTGGT
This region of Trypanosoma brucei gambiense DAL972 chromosome 10, complete sequence genomic DNA includes:
- a CDS encoding T. brucei spp.-specific protein translates to MDGKERCFLRSSGICMNEQANEIAQAHNPCTRGRVQSSGTFLCNGEETTVLTEGGRGRVVEAKQ
- a CDS encoding deoxyhypusine synthase, putative, with protein sequence MAELAKSAVLVSSCTDDLLGDAKQVVVGPNQEDLHSAEAVLNRYSTVGFQASNLARAFSICEMMLTPQSPSPSLMPTEGDQTSESPVMVQPTLFVGVTANLFGTGCREAIRFLCTECVPLPNGVEPATPLDDMAGISCDGTGALKPSPCDSRALIHVLVVSGGAMEHDIRRACESYKLSREGAEEEGEQFHHPVERDRSRGKGTDCHFGNVRYNSSGVASRNLFSCVMRCLVKRLAEAQRKEKANREAAPIPEAYYDVCSWAITPSTLWYMAGLWMADIFTEALQETGEVTDEKVASEEGLKRAKSTVLYWAARNGVPIFSPSLTDGDIMEFILTAGDTGVPLLQLDLVADIHRLNRLAMRSRRTGMMILGGGVVKHHVCNANLMRNGADYAVFLNNAQEFDGSDAGARPGEAVSWGKLRLDSTAVKVYSEVTIVFPLIVVHVFVAWVRMMRSKGKENIRS